The region TCTGTTCTCAGATTTAACGGTCTTAACATCATTTGATTGTTGTGCATCTCTTGATCCCTCAGGGAACCTTCACATGAGGTCAAGCAGCTGTCCATCGAGCAATCTGTTGGCTGGGGCGTTTGAGTTTGCTGGGGGCATGATCCAGGCAGTTCTTTCATATCTGAAAATGCTGAATTCAGGCACTGGTCGGACATTTTACTGACGAGTTCAGATAATTGAACCTTGGCAGCCTCTAAACCCACGGATCCCAAGTTTTGTCTGCCAAGTGTTTCCTGTGCTTTCTCCAGCACCGCCTGTAAATATTTTCCTTGAGCCTCTATCCTGAGCTGTAAGTGTCGTTGAACCTATATCAGTTCAGAAGGGACATACTTATAATGCTGTCAAAAAAGATTCTTCATTATGCAACTGCAAGCTATATCAAAAGAAACCATGTCCATTTTGGGGTTGCATATTTGATCGTTATTTCTAGAAAAGCTAAAAGTTTTAGACTGTATCCATTTAATTGGTATGTTCGGACTTCCTGAAACCATCAGATTAATTTCAATCATGATGTTCATAAACTATTAGCTTCCAGAATTATGTAAACTGGTGAGGTGTTTGTTCTTTTGTGAATGAAATGCTGGTAGctgcaccaaaaaaaaaaaaaaaggaaaaaggcaaaaaaaaacaaaccgATTTTTCTTTACTTCTGGTTGTTTTAGGCTATATTTCCCCTAATGTTTTTTTCATGACTAGTATGTAAAAAGTGTTTCGATGGCTGAATGTCTTGTAAGACATTGGGAGATGTGCTATTAGTGACACTGTTTTGCCAGTGGTTGGAGCTGGAAAAAGTTGTTAGGCTATTGCATAATAACTTCGTAATTTGAGGGCATCAAGGGATTGACGTGGCCAGGACTATTTGGAAATGATGTGATTCATGCATCGTTGGTCATGATATGAGAACTGTAACTGTGGTTACTCTGAGGAAAAGAAACATGATCATTCTTACCTCAAGTTGTTCATGCAGCCTTCTCTGCACTTCAATTTGCATCTGTATTGCTTCGCCTATGTGTAAGTTTCTGTATTAACGATTCATAATCAGAACACCTTAACATTCTATACTCTGGAAGTAAAAGAACATGCAATGGATTTTTCTTACTTATTCGCCTGAGATCCAATGCTTGGGTTAATTATGCTTGCTGCATTTGTCTCAGGTATCCTATCTCCTGCTGCTGCAAGCATTTTTTCGCCAAATTACATTTTACATTCAACAAGTGGTTTCATAGTAAAATACTTTCAGGAGAATTTTTTAGCAGCTTACCGGCTTTATTGGTTCCACAATTAGCTTGCCCATGGAGATTCTTGCTCAGTCTATATTTCTGCCAGCAGAATGTGGAAGTTAGTAAAGATTTTGCCACCATGAAATTACAAAGTCACCTAGAAGCCTACAACCTCATaggtttcaaaattacaaaattgtGGTAATAACTTTAAAAAGGACTGGATGTTCCATTAAAGCTCAGTTCCTGGTAAAGGTTTTCACAAACAAAAAATGAGGTATCCGCAGTATGTTCTTTGCCTTGTACAATGCGTACTAATTGGTATTCCATGAAGTCTATGTACTTAAGATTTATGGCGCTTAATGCAATCTATCGACTCAAAATGTTAAATTAGCTAGGAATAGGTAATATCTGACGGGTAGCAAATAACAGGAGGTCTAATTTGTTGGATACTATTTTCAAACAATGTATTTGATATGTATTACTATCACGCAAGCATTGATCATCTCATTACCTGTAGATGACTCTTTAAATGATACAAGGTTAGGCCTTGAATTCCCATTAGTTTCAGAACTGATTTTGGAgttgcttctgcaacaaaaagaATAAACCATATTAGCTGGTTGAACATGGTCTAGTTTCAAGCTGCTTGAACTTTAGATGTTGCATGCCCTTACTGTCTGCTCCTCCAAGTTGATTAACTGCTTCTATGAATCGCTCATGAAGGTCTGGAGTCCACTTTAGTCTTGGCTTAGCATCAGTTGAAAGAACAAGTCCCGAATCTCCAGGGCCATTCCCACCTTGCAGGAACAGATGTCTTTCAGGAGGAATAGGCATTCTTGAGGAAGAGTGGATGTTTTTTCCTTGTTGGTGGTGATGATACATCTCCTAATATCTTGTCTTCAAGGTGATAATTTACCATCAGCTTCTTTGTAAGAATATAAAGGAAATCAGCTCTTTCTATGAAAACTTGTAAGTTTACCTGAAAACTTCGATGTTGCTTGGCCCAATCTGCTCCAACACTTGAAATATGAATTATGATTCTGTCCTATACGGTACAATATTAACTTTAACCGCTGAAACTTGGTAAAGGGAGCTGTCTAATACAGCTCTTATCaatctatttttttctt is a window of Coffea eugenioides isolate CCC68of unplaced genomic scaffold, Ceug_1.0 ScVebR1_2492;HRSCAF=3526, whole genome shotgun sequence DNA encoding:
- the LOC113756800 gene encoding myb-related protein 2-like isoform X1, whose protein sequence is MYHHHQQGKNIHSSSRMPIPPERHLFLQGGNGPGDSGLVLSTDAKPRLKWTPDLHERFIEAVNQLGGADKATPKSVLKLMGIQGLTLYHLKSHLQKYRLSKNLHGQANCGTNKAAAGDRIPETNAASIINPSIGSQANKNLHIGEAIQMQIEVQRRLHEQLEVQRHLQLRIEAQGKYLQAVLEKAQETLGRQNLGSVGLEAAKVQLSELVSKMSDQCLNSAFSDMKELPGSCPQQTQTPQPTDCSMDSCLTSCEGSLRDQEMHNNQMMLRPLNLRTDMEFNNMNNEASLQHAERRWCDDLMKEKRKLVSTMNEEAEKACAAEKNIGNLSMSIGLQGGRWNSHHSYLEKRGREAETEIKFFDQPHNRYGPIPPETQRPSEEYKLPFFAPKLDLNTDDGADAGSRCKQFDLNGFSWS
- the LOC113756800 gene encoding myb-related protein 2-like isoform X2; its protein translation is MYHHHQQGKNIHSSSRMPIPPERHLFLQGGNGPGDSGLVLSTDAKPRLKWTPDLHERFIEAVNQLGGADKATPKSVLKLMGIQGLTLYHLKSHLQKYRLSKNLHGQANCGTNKAAGDRIPETNAASIINPSIGSQANKNLHIGEAIQMQIEVQRRLHEQLEVQRHLQLRIEAQGKYLQAVLEKAQETLGRQNLGSVGLEAAKVQLSELVSKMSDQCLNSAFSDMKELPGSCPQQTQTPQPTDCSMDSCLTSCEGSLRDQEMHNNQMMLRPLNLRTDMEFNNMNNEASLQHAERRWCDDLMKEKRKLVSTMNEEAEKACAAEKNIGNLSMSIGLQGGRWNSHHSYLEKRGREAETEIKFFDQPHNRYGPIPPETQRPSEEYKLPFFAPKLDLNTDDGADAGSRCKQFDLNGFSWS
- the LOC113756800 gene encoding myb-related protein 2-like isoform X3, whose protein sequence is MYHHHQQGKNIHSSSRMPIPPERHLFLQGGNGPGDSGLVLSTDAKPRLKWTPDLHERFIEAVNQLGGADKATPKSVLKLMGIQGLTLYHLKSHLQKYRLSKNLHGQANCGTNKAAAGDRIPETNAASIINPSIGSQANKNLHIGEAIQMQIEVQRRLHEQLELRIEAQGKYLQAVLEKAQETLGRQNLGSVGLEAAKVQLSELVSKMSDQCLNSAFSDMKELPGSCPQQTQTPQPTDCSMDSCLTSCEGSLRDQEMHNNQMMLRPLNLRTDMEFNNMNNEASLQHAERRWCDDLMKEKRKLVSTMNEEAEKACAAEKNIGNLSMSIGLQGGRWNSHHSYLEKRGREAETEIKFFDQPHNRYGPIPPETQRPSEEYKLPFFAPKLDLNTDDGADAGSRCKQFDLNGFSWS